A region from the Streptomyces sp. 3214.6 genome encodes:
- a CDS encoding DUF2637 domain-containing protein → MRTHRIRIDPVLIQAAIAAALSFAHLHDLAAAAGQDGWKAWAYPISVDLLLVAAWRRLRSGMAKAAGWCWFLVALIASLGANVATAGLLDLDDVPARLRILVAGWPAVAFLGGTLLAHDTPDRDQVLEPEQDETPAPPVTSAAPELPAADPQPAAQPAAAPVPPALVALARKVADDHRTRTGTDIDTPTLRTRLGVPLPLAEVIAAQLA, encoded by the coding sequence ATGCGCACCCACCGCATCCGCATCGATCCCGTCCTGATCCAAGCGGCCATCGCCGCCGCGCTCTCCTTCGCCCACCTGCACGACCTCGCTGCGGCGGCCGGACAGGACGGCTGGAAAGCCTGGGCCTACCCGATCAGCGTTGACCTGCTCCTCGTCGCGGCCTGGCGACGGCTGCGCTCCGGTATGGCGAAAGCCGCTGGCTGGTGCTGGTTCCTCGTCGCCCTGATCGCGTCGCTGGGCGCGAACGTCGCCACGGCCGGCCTGCTCGACCTCGACGACGTCCCGGCCCGGCTGCGCATCCTCGTCGCCGGATGGCCCGCCGTCGCCTTCCTCGGCGGAACCCTCCTCGCCCACGACACCCCGGACCGCGACCAGGTGCTGGAACCGGAGCAGGACGAGACACCCGCGCCGCCCGTCACGTCAGCCGCCCCCGAACTGCCCGCCGCCGACCCACAACCGGCTGCACAGCCCGCCGCCGCCCCTGTCCCGCCCGCGCTCGTAGCCCTCGCCCGCAAGGTCGCCGACGACCACCGGACCCGGACCGGGACGGACATCGACACCCCGACCCTTCGCACCCGCCTCGGCGTCCCGCTCCCGCTCGCCGAAGTCATCGCCGCCCAACTCGCCTGA
- a CDS encoding mobile element transfer protein, whose translation MPANRRFRNVVRIGPVQVGTAYDGRGREKHTAVCTAPRCDFSNDYDTRAAAELAARTHRCRVR comes from the coding sequence ATGCCCGCCAACCGTCGCTTCCGCAACGTCGTCCGAATCGGTCCCGTTCAGGTCGGCACCGCCTACGACGGCCGCGGCCGCGAGAAGCACACCGCCGTCTGCACCGCCCCGCGCTGCGACTTCTCCAACGACTACGACACCCGCGCCGCCGCCGAACTCGCCGCCCGCACCCATCGCTGCCGCGTCCGCTGA
- a CDS encoding GatB/YqeY domain-containing protein, with protein sequence MTTLKSKLQEDLNAAIKGRDELRSSTLRLTLAAITKEEVAGKEKRELSDDEVLKVINKEAKKRREAADAFAQGGRAESAEREKAEGEILATYLPKQLSDEELDAIVAQAVEEAKAAGAEGPRAMGAVMKIVNPKVAGLAEGGRVAAVVKKLLAG encoded by the coding sequence ATGACCACGCTCAAGTCGAAGCTGCAGGAAGACCTCAACGCCGCGATCAAGGGGCGCGACGAGCTCCGCTCCTCGACGCTCCGGCTGACGCTCGCCGCGATCACCAAGGAGGAGGTCGCGGGCAAGGAGAAGCGCGAGCTCTCCGACGACGAAGTCCTCAAGGTGATCAACAAGGAGGCGAAGAAGCGCCGGGAGGCGGCCGACGCCTTCGCGCAGGGTGGTCGGGCCGAGAGCGCCGAGCGGGAGAAGGCGGAGGGCGAGATTCTCGCCACGTACCTGCCCAAGCAGCTCAGCGACGAGGAGTTGGACGCCATCGTCGCCCAGGCCGTCGAGGAGGCGAAGGCGGCCGGCGCGGAGGGGCCGCGGGCCATGGGCGCCGTCATGAAGATCGTGAACCCGAAGGTGGCCGGCCTGGCCGAGGGCGGCCGCGTAGCCGCCGTCGTCAAAAAGCTTCTCGCAGGCTGA
- a CDS encoding metallophosphoesterase has product MRARYGVPLSIAAAGAAGLVYAAGFEARSFRLRRVTVPVLPAGMRPLRVLQVSDIHMVGGQRKKQRWLRSLAGLRPDFVINTGDNLSDPDSIPEVLDALGPLMEFPGAYVFGSNDYYGPTPRNPARYLLEKVQGRHGLNGNAPAVGVIHNPWEDLRDGFDAAGWLNLTNTRGVLKVEGASVELTGLDDPHIKRDRYAQVAGGPSASADFSMGVVHAPYLRVLDSYTADDYPLILAGHTHGGQLCIPFYGALVTNCDLDTDRVKGLSTHTADGRTSYLHVSAGCGTNRYTPVRFACPPEVTLLTLVEKE; this is encoded by the coding sequence ATGCGCGCGCGATACGGAGTACCTCTGTCCATTGCGGCGGCCGGCGCCGCCGGCCTGGTGTACGCGGCGGGTTTCGAAGCCCGCTCCTTCCGCCTCCGACGGGTCACGGTCCCCGTCCTGCCCGCCGGAATGCGTCCCCTGCGCGTGTTGCAGGTCTCCGACATCCACATGGTCGGCGGCCAGCGCAAGAAGCAGCGCTGGCTGCGCTCGCTGGCCGGCCTGCGCCCCGACTTCGTGATCAACACGGGCGACAACCTGTCCGACCCGGACAGCATCCCCGAGGTCCTGGACGCCCTCGGCCCCCTGATGGAGTTCCCGGGCGCGTACGTCTTCGGCTCGAACGACTACTACGGCCCGACACCGCGCAATCCCGCCCGCTATCTCCTCGAGAAGGTCCAGGGCCGCCACGGCCTGAACGGCAACGCGCCCGCCGTCGGCGTGATCCACAACCCGTGGGAGGACCTGCGCGACGGCTTCGACGCGGCGGGCTGGCTCAACCTGACGAACACCCGCGGGGTGCTGAAGGTCGAGGGCGCGTCGGTGGAGCTGACGGGCCTGGACGACCCCCACATCAAGCGCGACCGCTACGCACAGGTGGCCGGCGGCCCATCGGCATCCGCCGACTTCTCGATGGGCGTGGTGCACGCGCCCTACCTGCGGGTCCTGGACTCCTACACGGCGGACGACTACCCCCTGATCCTGGCCGGCCACACCCACGGCGGCCAGCTCTGCATCCCCTTCTACGGCGCCCTGGTCACCAACTGCGACCTGGACACGGACCGCGTGAAGGGCCTGTCGACGCACACGGCGGACGGCCGTACGTCCTACCTCCACGTCTCGGCAGGCTGCGGCACCAACCGCTACACCCCGGTGAGGTTCGCATGCCCGCCTGAGGTGACGTTGCTGACACTGGTCGAGAAGGAGTAG
- a CDS encoding Pr6Pr family membrane protein: MTAPIPRDLPDLPAIPRTHALLLSSVPAAAVVPPVRRRLAAVLRLLLAGTAAAGVTLALLLGSLLRVLSHFAIQSNILLTLVMLLSARRAWTARRPLPSAVTGATLLYVVITGLVYHLLLADAAVPFSLTGTTTPLTGWHMIVGHVLQTVTPLAAVLDWLLLTAPGRMRLRRAATWMLYPVAYLVFSLARAQLIHTGTPGRYLYPFLDVEAHGYRHALANALLLGLSFYALAVLLVALDHARPNPIGHRGKTGFRLQPPVG; this comes from the coding sequence ATGACCGCGCCGATACCCAGGGACCTCCCGGATCTGCCCGCGATTCCGCGGACCCACGCGCTCCTGCTCTCCTCCGTCCCCGCCGCGGCGGTGGTGCCCCCGGTACGCCGCCGACTGGCCGCCGTCCTCCGCCTGCTGCTGGCCGGCACGGCGGCAGCGGGTGTGACACTCGCCCTCCTGCTCGGCAGCCTACTGCGGGTCCTGAGTCACTTCGCGATCCAGAGCAACATCCTGCTGACCCTGGTCATGCTGCTCTCCGCCCGTCGGGCGTGGACGGCCCGCCGCCCCCTCCCCTCCGCCGTGACCGGCGCCACGCTGCTCTACGTCGTGATCACCGGCCTCGTCTACCACCTGCTCCTGGCGGACGCCGCCGTCCCCTTCTCCCTGACCGGCACGACGACCCCCCTCACCGGTTGGCACATGATCGTCGGGCACGTCCTCCAGACCGTGACACCGCTGGCCGCCGTCCTGGACTGGCTGCTGCTGACCGCCCCGGGCCGAATGCGCCTGCGCCGGGCCGCTACGTGGATGCTCTACCCGGTGGCCTATCTGGTGTTCTCCCTCGCCCGCGCCCAACTGATCCACACCGGCACACCGGGCCGCTACCTCTATCCCTTCCTCGACGTCGAGGCCCACGGCTACAGGCATGCCCTCGCCAACGCTCTCCTCCTCGGCCTCTCCTTCTACGCCCTCGCGGTCCTCCTCGTGGCCCTCGACCACGCCCGCCCCAACCCGATCGGCCACCGCGGCAAAACCGGATTTCGTCTCCAGCCACCAGTGGGCTAA
- a CDS encoding replication initiator: MLASLGTMPELARQLSGLGGCTHPVRLDGHRTEYAVDTASGEIGRTLHHLDSSALPAGQLLVRCNNRRATRCSACAETYRRDTYHLITAGLRGGKGTSDQVATHPRVFATFTAPGFGPVHNRRTDGRPCRCGTRHAENDNALGTPLDPDRYDYEAAVLWNAHAGALWRRFSIYLRREIAKRAGLTQRTFRDHARVSFAKVAEYQKRGAVHFHAVIRIDGPEGGETAPPTWATAELLTDAIQAAATAARVDGPTIDGRPHTFAFGRQLDVRTIRSADFDDGQELTERAVASYIAKYATKGAETATGTLDRPLKFLAELAQARISDHARRMIRAAWTLGARPELAELRLRAWAHMLGFRGHFSTKSRRYSTTLGALRTARADWRRAQVAAPVETDPAESTLVLSHWVFAGTGLSSAEAWLAASLEPAPGTEGEPTR; the protein is encoded by the coding sequence ATGCTGGCCTCCCTCGGCACCATGCCCGAACTGGCCCGCCAACTCTCCGGCCTGGGCGGCTGCACCCACCCTGTCCGCCTCGACGGCCACCGCACCGAATACGCCGTCGACACGGCATCCGGCGAAATCGGCCGCACCCTGCACCACCTCGACTCGTCGGCCCTCCCGGCCGGCCAACTCCTCGTCCGCTGCAACAACCGCCGCGCAACGCGCTGCTCGGCCTGCGCCGAGACGTACCGCCGCGACACCTACCACCTGATCACGGCCGGACTGCGCGGCGGCAAAGGCACCTCGGACCAGGTCGCCACACACCCGCGCGTCTTCGCAACCTTCACCGCTCCCGGCTTCGGCCCGGTCCACAACCGCCGCACCGACGGACGCCCCTGCCGCTGCGGCACCCGCCACGCCGAGAACGACAACGCACTGGGCACCCCCCTCGACCCGGACCGCTACGACTACGAAGCAGCCGTCCTCTGGAACGCCCACGCTGGTGCTCTCTGGCGGCGCTTCTCCATCTACCTCCGCCGCGAGATCGCCAAGCGGGCCGGCCTCACCCAACGCACCTTCCGCGACCACGCACGCGTCTCCTTCGCGAAGGTCGCCGAGTACCAAAAGCGCGGTGCGGTCCACTTCCATGCGGTCATCCGCATCGACGGCCCTGAAGGCGGCGAGACCGCACCCCCAACCTGGGCCACGGCAGAACTCCTGACAGACGCCATCCAAGCCGCAGCCACCGCCGCCCGCGTCGACGGCCCGACCATCGACGGCCGCCCCCACACCTTCGCCTTCGGCCGCCAACTCGACGTCCGTACGATCCGATCCGCCGACTTCGACGACGGCCAGGAGCTCACCGAGCGAGCTGTCGCCTCGTACATCGCGAAGTACGCCACCAAAGGTGCCGAGACGGCAACGGGCACCCTCGACCGCCCGCTCAAGTTCCTCGCCGAGCTCGCCCAAGCACGCATCTCAGACCACGCCCGGCGCATGATCCGCGCCGCCTGGACGCTCGGCGCTCGCCCCGAGCTCGCCGAACTCCGCCTGCGCGCCTGGGCTCACATGCTCGGCTTCCGCGGCCACTTCTCCACCAAGTCCCGCCGCTACTCCACCACCCTCGGCGCACTGCGCACCGCCCGCGCGGACTGGCGACGCGCACAAGTCGCTGCGCCTGTCGAGACAGATCCGGCGGAATCCACCCTCGTCCTTTCTCACTGGGTCTTCGCCGGCACTGGCCTCAGCTCCGCCGAAGCCTGGCTAGCCGCATCCCTCGAACCCGCTCCCGGAACAGAAGGAGAGCCCACCCGATGA
- a CDS encoding transglycosylase domain-containing protein, with amino-acid sequence MPKKRSGGGLSPTQQAAKFLGVSVLAGAVLAGIALPAFGALGLAAKGSVESFDELPANLKTPPLSQRTTILDAEGGQIATVYSRDRTVVDLKNISPYMQKAIVAIEDSRFYEHGAIDLKGVLRALNKNVQNSGVSQGASTLTQQLVKNVAIEEAGDDPTKVAQATQQTIGRKIKELKYAIQLEEELGKKKILENYLNITFFGEQAYGVEAASQRYFSTHAKDLTLPQAAMLAGLVQQPTVYDPVKDDVTATNRRNVVLKRMAEVGDITEGEAAKAQRAPLGLKVKQPKNGCITAVQGASFFCKYVERVFLSDPVFGKTKEDRAKVWNQGGLTIRTTLEPQSQKAVQDSLKEHVYQSDKVAAAATLVEPGTGKILGMGQSKPYGYGKNETEYNYSVNSSMGGSNYGFPTGSTFKPFLAAAALEEGRPPNQSYPAPYQMPYPETVQTCSSKPWTNKDNDTVENESESEKGPYQLKKAMELSVNTYFVQMLADIGMCPVVKMTDKLGVVQGNGDKVPEVPSSMTLGSTGLSPLTMASAYAAFASRGMYCTPIAIESITQTVGGAKKSLEVPKSTCSRAMDEKTADTINTLLSGVTDSGTGKQAGLSGRANAGKTGTTDSRKNAWFVGYTPNLAGAVWVGSATQKVEMTDITIGGVYHAQVYGGDTPGPIWRDAMTSALEGKDAPSFNLVNIPNPPDKNKGNGNNNNGGGNNNGGTGGDGGNNDGFLGGLLTNGTTNAGTANGGAGTYFQGQTNGNANGGGGRRN; translated from the coding sequence ATGCCAAAAAAGCGCTCGGGCGGTGGTCTGTCGCCAACGCAGCAGGCCGCCAAGTTCCTCGGTGTCAGTGTGCTCGCGGGAGCGGTGCTGGCCGGTATCGCCCTGCCCGCGTTCGGCGCGCTGGGCCTGGCCGCCAAGGGGTCGGTGGAGTCGTTCGACGAACTCCCGGCCAACCTGAAGACGCCGCCGCTGAGCCAGCGCACCACGATCCTCGACGCCGAGGGCGGTCAGATCGCCACGGTCTACTCCCGTGACCGCACGGTCGTCGACCTGAAGAACATCTCGCCGTACATGCAGAAGGCGATCGTCGCGATCGAGGACTCGCGTTTCTACGAGCACGGCGCGATCGACCTGAAGGGCGTCCTGCGCGCGCTCAACAAGAACGTGCAGAACAGCGGGGTCTCCCAGGGCGCCTCGACGCTCACGCAGCAGCTCGTGAAGAACGTCGCCATCGAAGAGGCGGGCGACGACCCGACGAAGGTCGCACAGGCCACGCAGCAGACCATCGGCCGCAAGATCAAGGAACTGAAGTACGCGATCCAGCTCGAGGAAGAGCTCGGCAAGAAGAAGATCCTCGAGAACTACCTGAACATCACGTTCTTCGGCGAGCAGGCCTACGGCGTGGAAGCCGCCTCCCAGCGCTACTTCTCCACGCACGCCAAGGACCTCACCCTCCCCCAGGCGGCCATGCTGGCCGGCCTCGTCCAGCAGCCGACCGTCTACGACCCGGTCAAGGACGACGTCACCGCCACCAACCGCCGCAACGTCGTGCTGAAGCGCATGGCCGAGGTCGGTGACATCACCGAGGGCGAGGCCGCCAAGGCGCAGCGGGCCCCGCTGGGTCTGAAGGTCAAGCAGCCGAAGAACGGCTGCATCACCGCCGTCCAGGGCGCCAGCTTCTTCTGCAAGTACGTGGAGCGCGTCTTCCTCAGCGACCCGGTCTTCGGCAAGACCAAGGAGGACCGGGCGAAGGTCTGGAACCAGGGCGGTCTGACGATCCGGACGACGCTCGAACCGCAGTCCCAGAAGGCCGTCCAGGACTCGCTCAAGGAGCACGTCTACCAGTCGGACAAGGTCGCCGCGGCCGCCACCCTCGTCGAGCCCGGCACCGGCAAGATCCTCGGCATGGGCCAGTCGAAGCCGTACGGCTACGGCAAGAACGAGACCGAGTACAACTACTCCGTCAACTCCTCCATGGGCGGCTCGAACTACGGCTTCCCGACCGGTTCGACGTTCAAGCCGTTCCTCGCCGCAGCGGCGCTGGAGGAGGGCCGCCCGCCGAACCAGTCGTACCCGGCGCCGTACCAGATGCCGTACCCGGAGACGGTCCAGACGTGCAGCAGCAAGCCCTGGACCAACAAGGACAACGACACGGTGGAGAACGAGAGCGAGTCGGAGAAGGGGCCGTACCAGCTGAAGAAGGCCATGGAGCTGTCGGTCAACACCTACTTCGTGCAGATGCTCGCCGACATCGGCATGTGCCCCGTGGTGAAGATGACCGACAAGCTGGGCGTCGTCCAGGGCAACGGCGACAAGGTCCCCGAGGTCCCCTCGTCCATGACCCTCGGCTCGACCGGCCTCTCCCCCCTCACCATGGCGAGCGCGTACGCCGCCTTCGCCAGCCGGGGCATGTACTGCACCCCGATCGCCATCGAGTCGATCACCCAGACCGTGGGCGGCGCGAAGAAGTCGCTGGAGGTCCCGAAGTCGACCTGCTCGCGCGCGATGGACGAGAAGACCGCGGACACCATCAACACGCTGCTGAGCGGTGTGACCGACTCCGGTACCGGCAAGCAGGCCGGCCTCTCCGGCCGAGCCAACGCCGGTAAGACCGGTACGACGGACTCCCGCAAGAACGCCTGGTTCGTCGGCTACACCCCGAACCTCGCGGGCGCCGTCTGGGTCGGCAGCGCCACCCAGAAGGTCGAGATGACCGACATCACCATCGGCGGCGTCTACCACGCACAGGTCTACGGCGGCGACACCCCCGGCCCGATCTGGCGGGACGCCATGACCAGCGCCCTCGAGGGCAAGGATGCGCCGTCCTTCAACCTCGTCAACATCCCGAACCCCCCGGACAAGAACAAGGGCAACGGGAACAACAACAACGGCGGGGGCAACAACAACGGCGGCACCGGCGGCGACGGTGGCAACAACGACGGCTTCCTCGGCGGCCTGCTCACCAACGGCACCACGAACGCCGGCACGGCGAACGGCGGCGCCGGCACCTACTTCCAGGGCCAGACCAACGGCAACGCAAACGGCGGCGGCGGCAGGCGCAACTGA
- a CDS encoding SpdD protein has translation MFRPKLPDVPTPPSTLIPQHHHNPAPTTGRSLSPYAGPVAAVLAGGVVLTALLAAVAVTAISVAIAAVVLRSLLNNANRR, from the coding sequence ATGTTCCGCCCCAAGCTGCCCGACGTCCCCACTCCGCCCTCGACCCTGATCCCTCAGCACCACCACAACCCGGCGCCCACGACCGGACGCTCGCTCAGCCCCTACGCGGGCCCGGTCGCCGCCGTCCTGGCCGGCGGTGTCGTCCTCACTGCGCTCCTGGCGGCCGTCGCCGTCACGGCCATCTCCGTGGCCATCGCCGCCGTGGTCCTGCGCTCGCTCCTCAACAACGCCAACAGGCGCTGA
- a CDS encoding FtsK/SpoIIIE domain-containing protein codes for MTDLITLAELGAPLAAIGGAAYVRHANPAAYWSTVGLPVSVARLLASYSSTMDACGLTVAPSRLRVLAIRATSRREIRPVPPRRGIIRPTTTGLRVRLRLAPGQEPADVAASAERLRHAWGVHAVYVKDVKPGVVELRLIGFDVLRKVRMPRRTEGGFLNVPVALREDATAFLRDYRAVPHELVLGATLSGKSMYLRNLITGLARQPVALVGVDCKRGVELAPFASRFAALATDPDEAADLLPVLVKEMEDRYDLIKARQGIAPGTPDEEITSDIWGLPESERPVPVVLFVDEVAELFLVATRKDEDRRDEMVTHLIRLAQLGRAAGIYLEVCGQRFGAELGKGATMLRAQLTGRVCHRVNDEASAKMALGDIAPEAVYASCAIPAELPGLAVAGDTSGGWSRIRTPHLSLASAAATCRDTAHLAPDVPALTAFRPYVPPVALDAPNPVTTARLASETAGE; via the coding sequence GTGACGGACCTGATCACGTTGGCCGAGCTGGGCGCACCGCTCGCTGCGATAGGCGGCGCGGCCTACGTCCGGCACGCCAACCCGGCCGCGTACTGGTCCACGGTCGGGCTGCCGGTCTCGGTGGCCCGGCTGCTGGCCTCGTACTCCTCGACCATGGACGCGTGCGGCCTGACCGTCGCGCCGTCACGGCTGCGGGTCTTGGCGATCAGGGCGACCAGCCGTCGGGAGATCCGTCCCGTTCCGCCTCGTCGGGGCATCATCCGGCCCACGACGACCGGTCTGCGCGTCCGGCTCCGTCTGGCACCCGGCCAGGAACCCGCGGACGTCGCCGCCTCGGCGGAACGGCTCCGTCACGCCTGGGGTGTGCACGCCGTGTACGTGAAGGACGTCAAGCCCGGTGTCGTCGAACTGCGGCTCATCGGCTTCGACGTCCTGCGCAAGGTGCGGATGCCGCGCCGGACCGAGGGCGGGTTCCTCAACGTGCCGGTGGCGCTGCGGGAGGACGCCACGGCTTTCTTACGCGACTACCGCGCCGTACCGCATGAACTCGTCCTCGGCGCAACGCTGTCGGGAAAGTCCATGTACCTGCGGAACCTGATCACCGGGCTCGCCCGACAGCCCGTCGCCCTGGTCGGCGTCGACTGCAAGCGGGGTGTCGAGCTGGCCCCGTTCGCCTCCCGGTTCGCCGCGCTGGCGACCGATCCGGACGAGGCGGCCGATCTGCTGCCTGTCCTGGTCAAGGAAATGGAGGACCGATACGACCTGATCAAGGCCCGACAGGGGATCGCCCCCGGCACGCCCGACGAGGAGATCACCTCGGACATCTGGGGCTTGCCCGAGAGCGAACGGCCCGTGCCCGTCGTGCTGTTCGTCGACGAGGTGGCGGAACTCTTCCTCGTCGCCACGCGCAAGGACGAGGATCGGCGCGACGAGATGGTCACTCACCTCATCCGGCTCGCCCAACTCGGCCGTGCGGCCGGCATCTACCTGGAAGTCTGCGGGCAGCGCTTCGGTGCCGAACTCGGCAAGGGCGCGACCATGCTGCGAGCCCAACTCACCGGCCGGGTCTGCCACCGCGTCAATGACGAAGCCTCGGCGAAAATGGCCCTGGGGGACATCGCCCCCGAAGCGGTCTACGCCTCCTGCGCCATCCCCGCCGAGCTGCCGGGCCTGGCCGTGGCCGGTGACACCTCCGGTGGCTGGTCCCGCATACGCACTCCCCACCTGTCTCTCGCCTCCGCTGCGGCCACCTGCCGCGACACGGCCCACCTCGCCCCGGACGTTCCGGCGCTCACGGCCTTTCGGCCGTACGTGCCGCCCGTCGCCCTCGATGCCCCCAACCCGGTAACCACCGCGCGCCTGGCCTCCGAGACAGCGGGGGAGTGA
- a CDS encoding site-specific integrase has translation MVRVSGKRGNGEGSIYPYRNGYAAYAWVTTPEGNRKRKYVYGPTRKDVHEKWLKLHNEAKKGPVATNTPTLAQYLAYWLKEVVEPNLRPLTAATYETTVRLYIVPLLGSKRLDRLTVQDMRGWLNKLADTCQCCAQDKDAKRPEERRRCCAKGDCCRQTLSKRSVNDARTILRSALTNAMVEERISKNVAQLVKVQRARRKRPEPWSVEEACSFLENAQLWRDYLYCAYSLILVLGLRKGEVLGLTWSDVNLDTGELHIRHQLQRVRRRLLHTDTAKTEASEAVLPLPDICLAALRLRQKEQQAAKERAEDLWTESDMVFTTRYGTPVEPRNFTREFDRRCERAGVRRIRVHDTRHTCASLLAALDVHPRIAMQILRHSEIAVTMEVYTHVPSADTRRALRKLGKALGGGSKQKKEGKEKKGKRKQQKRAEEQAAKDGQPES, from the coding sequence GTGGTCCGCGTGAGCGGCAAGCGAGGCAACGGCGAAGGATCGATCTACCCCTACCGGAACGGCTATGCGGCCTACGCCTGGGTGACCACCCCGGAGGGCAACCGCAAACGGAAGTACGTCTACGGACCGACCCGCAAGGACGTCCATGAGAAGTGGCTCAAGCTCCACAACGAAGCCAAGAAGGGGCCGGTCGCGACCAACACGCCGACCCTGGCGCAGTACCTTGCGTACTGGCTCAAGGAAGTCGTGGAGCCCAACCTCCGGCCGCTGACCGCTGCCACCTACGAGACGACCGTCCGCCTCTACATCGTGCCGCTCCTCGGCTCCAAGCGGCTGGACCGACTGACCGTGCAGGACATGCGCGGCTGGCTCAACAAGCTCGCCGACACCTGCCAGTGCTGCGCCCAGGACAAGGACGCCAAGCGGCCTGAGGAGCGGCGCCGCTGCTGTGCGAAGGGGGACTGCTGCCGACAGACGCTCTCGAAGCGCTCAGTCAACGACGCCCGGACGATCCTCCGCAGCGCCCTGACCAACGCCATGGTTGAGGAGCGCATCTCGAAGAACGTCGCCCAGCTCGTCAAAGTCCAGCGGGCCCGGCGTAAGCGGCCAGAACCCTGGTCGGTCGAAGAGGCGTGCAGCTTCCTGGAGAACGCCCAGCTCTGGCGCGACTACCTGTACTGCGCCTACTCGCTGATCCTCGTCCTGGGCCTGCGCAAGGGGGAGGTGCTCGGCCTCACCTGGTCGGACGTAAACCTGGACACGGGGGAGCTGCACATCCGTCACCAGCTACAGCGGGTCCGCCGACGTCTCCTGCACACCGACACGGCCAAGACGGAGGCCTCGGAGGCGGTGCTCCCGCTGCCGGACATCTGCCTGGCCGCCCTCCGACTCCGCCAGAAGGAACAGCAAGCCGCAAAGGAGCGGGCCGAGGACCTCTGGACGGAATCGGACATGGTCTTCACCACCCGTTACGGCACCCCGGTCGAGCCGAGGAACTTCACCCGCGAGTTCGACCGCCGCTGTGAGCGCGCCGGCGTCCGCCGTATCCGCGTGCACGACACCCGACACACCTGCGCCTCGCTCCTGGCCGCGCTCGACGTCCACCCGCGGATCGCGATGCAGATCCTTCGCCACTCCGAGATCGCAGTGACGATGGAGGTCTACACCCACGTACCTTCCGCCGACACCCGCCGGGCGCTGCGCAAGCTCGGAAAGGCACTGGGCGGCGGCAGCAAGCAGAAGAAGGAGGGGAAGGAAAAGAAGGGCAAGCGCAAGCAGCAAAAGCGGGCGGAAGAGCAGGCGGCCAAGGACGGCCAACCAGAGTCATAG
- a CDS encoding SCO3933 family regulatory protein: protein MRVIRVDASTATILLTEAPAPKVRDRQTGEIAKDAVSGEALMTVGVVFIDEGDSSLIQVTVPESGVTEGLTVGAPVSLPGLIARPWESVFNGQQRHGIAYRATAIAPGAFPVPVAQAG, encoded by the coding sequence GTGCGTGTGATCCGCGTTGACGCCTCGACCGCGACGATCCTGCTCACCGAAGCGCCGGCACCGAAGGTGCGTGACCGGCAGACCGGTGAGATCGCCAAGGACGCCGTGAGCGGTGAGGCGCTGATGACCGTCGGCGTCGTCTTCATCGACGAGGGGGACTCGTCGCTCATCCAGGTCACCGTTCCCGAAAGCGGTGTGACGGAAGGCCTGACCGTCGGTGCTCCCGTGTCCCTGCCGGGGCTCATCGCCCGACCGTGGGAGAGCGTGTTCAACGGCCAGCAGCGGCACGGCATCGCCTACCGCGCCACCGCGATCGCGCCGGGCGCATTCCCGGTCCCGGTCGCTCAGGCGGGCTGA
- a CDS encoding excisionase family DNA-binding protein: MTPATLQRKWHTTAEVAEMLGFSLSKTKMLVLTGEIRSVKIGRNRRILPAWVDEYVNRCADESERWSA; this comes from the coding sequence ATGACCCCGGCCACCCTCCAGCGGAAGTGGCACACGACGGCTGAGGTCGCCGAGATGCTCGGCTTCAGCCTCTCCAAGACCAAGATGCTCGTCCTCACCGGCGAGATCCGTTCCGTCAAGATCGGCCGGAACCGTCGCATCCTCCCGGCCTGGGTGGACGAGTACGTGAACCGCTGCGCCGACGAATCCGAGAGGTGGTCCGCGTGA